The proteins below come from a single Chitinophaga pinensis DSM 2588 genomic window:
- a CDS encoding right-handed parallel beta-helix repeat-containing protein, translating to MKNQPVSVLYKASLYLILLLLSGLHTFAQIDISIGSNSGVNGSTGYPCPLQDYYEGSRSQFLYRASELTAAGMQPGYINAVKFTVNSLNSTGIVEDYTIKIGSTTIATLDAASWVPVNTTVFGPVNYQPVVGVNSFNTLPAFFWNGTDNIVVEVCNGGDNFTNNPSVRWTTGLGFNGSHTFRSDNLGNLCGTTNVSNTGTMTTRPDIIFNYTPAAACTGTPQAGTTVSTQTTVCSGQSFSLSLSGNTAATGLTYQWQSSTDNVNWTNITGATTPYLPNKIQTVTTYYRCVVTCSGSGAIANSTAVQVSSPALVHGVFTINKNAPAGNGNFISFNAAYDFIKCGIDSAVVFNVVTGSGPYDEQLIITPVGGASATNTITFNGNGETITNLSPSTAEWAVIKLNGADYFTFNNLKIVPKGTTSSQRGIGVQLLNDADFNTIKNCTITLQATITSSSYVGIALSASATDPVGRGAANCDDNTFSDNTIIGGYYGITLVGSSSVANQRNKVTGNTITESYYRGVYVHGAFNALIKNNKFSRPTRDNVTTYAAVHLQDLSTKVIIDGNRISNPFGGLLTTTSSFYGIFLENVEAISQLENEVTNNLIYNLNGQANRYGIYNSNASNVKIYHNTISMDGTSTSTNNSYKIAGYIQTGGAAGVEFINNIITLTTTSNIAQFGLYYGNAYPNSDVISDKNDIFITPTAANKYTGYYTKNLPTLPEWQAASQQDAGSFAVNPLYQDIATDNYSASNASLNNRGNVVNVAVDINNTARNISAPDLGAYEFTPPPCVTPPTGGTTQLSKQVVCAGTPVLVSLAGNSMGQTQTYQWQTSPTLGGTYTALGTSSEYADTTIIATSTLYYRAALTCGANTSYSTPILLTVNGALAPNTYTIDKTLPTGGLNFTSFNDAKQAMMCGIAGPVIFNVVAGRTTYEEQLILDSIPGASAVNTITFRGNGNTIHYSSDDGAEKAVIKLRKADHITFDSLRIDATGTKTYGWGVQLFNHADSNVITKCEIITKTDGTSGDHAGIVMSTSETDAASSSNNTFSVGNTFSKNKISGGYYGITVMGYTNAGTSNNRIIANEIKDYYSRGIYASYTGFTLITDNILTRPTRTGSDWTLYGISLTSRHNNAKVLRNAVSNGTPSPTTNTVYGISFDNVNADDTKQDTIANNIIYNMNVDGSRRGLSLTWSTNIIALHNTISIDREGSVQTWNTAYGAYIYFCNTSKFINNNITVTSTGSEEKYAIYLNGDADIQNNNYYVKAGGKDNYTGYFNGDRKTLGEWKAATQKDSASTDYDPIYADLPNGNLQPAFYKMDNTGVPQGVATDILGRTRSTTTPDVGAYEISLPLCQTPINAGKAVVAPNNNICMGTPVSLDLIENTTAGRLTYQWQASYSATGPWVYISDTAYVPGFKTELGANNYFRCQLVCSGTDTAWSEVAFVNMNQPLIKGIYTINPAGSGNRNFPSFVAAVAAMECGIAGEVIFDVVPGTYTEQVYMHKIPGASDTSRVTFRSQNGDPASVTLTYAGTAARNYVLRLDSASYITYKNITITATDATNGRAVVFGGNAVKDSLLTSKINVPVATTDNTAVIGVFADDFKGGSIAIVGNTIKNGASGIHISGTSNDDEVRGLLVDSNHVSGVFASGININFVSRPVVSRNIVDIKSPMTASGYGIVLSSGDSAYKVINNTLTISNLSTSIWGIALQDCKGSAAATGLVEGNKVIAVTGNTGMIWALANQGSSYNTTVNNVVSVKTTGAVAYGLYSNEGNNINYYNNSVYNASTAVGANVTAYISHTSPADGNVKLRNNIFSNEGGGLAAEIALSDYINSDYNTYYTTGTTLISRSGTGDDYDNLTDWIAASDLDISSIVHKPAFASINTLEPELTNPDVWAIHGRGVQISGNDHDINKKSRPVTLTAGVPDMGAYEFLPTAVPTVLLAIPATPAPGITQQFLYGSDTVAKITWDPNTAVPATINLKRYSGVVPPNLAQGTPFMYFYTDVDVTGGGNYKFNLEQFYVDSWLGYMDREKNVRLGRTDAANTWIVNDSSTVDVARNIIADTALQYLDKFTGLRGKLIFEPNGPVGADTSNTGTRFWVAYGHDRSFITDNDQNLALHFVAGATAAHVVVKVNGTAWGKDYTVPANGSFTTDFIPKSGLSDARLSGEGLYPFGISIESDAPINAYAHQYSSSTAGATLLLPVGTYGYEYRPMTARQYADADAFSWFYIIADNDSSVVEITPSQLTAGGHAAGVPFQVTLNRGEVYQVLGASKDLNEGYDLSGSIVRSIQNEKGKCYPVAVFSGNSFSSFGCGGSGGPVGADGDNIVQQNLPVQSWGKTFMSAPSSGMTDPVRLMNNIYRVLVKDPATIVKRNNAQLPLSTLINNSYYEFESKVAEYIVADKPVTVAQYFANDGACGNAAGGDVEMVYLTPVEQGVKKATFYRNADAGVSANFISLVIHKQGLNSLLIDGSNTFSYTFNHQNRADYVVVVKRWNATEGLSTVKSDSAFTAITYGFGYNVSYAYNVAMQIRNLNIQPAFTNTNNQTTAKNAYTCAKTPFRLSATLPMIPSTLTWQLSEVANLAPATDIVTNNPVAADTLVIDGVTYYQFQLTTDYSFSAPGDYVIPVKVTDPAIESCDNSITTYLKVKVMAAPHVDFAISYNGCISDIAVLNGTATTENNAAISKWKWMFGDGTTAETRNVTKQYPAAGEYTDTLRVITKDGCVGDTVKKIVVNEPGAAALTSDTLIVCAHTDATFTVQNPDANATYSWYNSATGGALIITGTSLEIKDAVSPAVYYVETTKGGCAGVARTPATLLVKPQLAVPVLKVDSIGVDQIRFTWNEIAGAEGYLVSTDNGATWTAPSSGSEGLEHVVKGLKPQQSVTLMVKATGCEDKVSQAVTGKTLPDGVYIPSGFSPNGDGLNDTWQVYGAVVREIHFMVFNQWGEKIFESNNQNLGWDGSYRGKAQPSGVYIYICKLKLADGTSIERKGTLNLLR from the coding sequence ATGAAAAATCAGCCTGTTTCTGTATTATACAAGGCTTCTTTATACCTGATCCTGTTGCTGCTATCTGGTCTGCATACTTTTGCACAGATTGACATCTCGATCGGGTCTAACAGCGGTGTCAATGGTAGCACCGGTTACCCCTGTCCATTGCAGGATTATTACGAAGGTTCCCGATCACAGTTCCTTTATCGGGCCAGTGAGCTGACAGCCGCCGGTATGCAACCGGGTTATATCAACGCAGTAAAGTTTACTGTCAATAGCCTGAATAGTACCGGTATTGTTGAAGACTACACTATTAAAATTGGCAGCACTACCATTGCGACACTCGATGCCGCCAGCTGGGTACCTGTCAATACAACTGTTTTCGGACCGGTGAACTATCAGCCGGTTGTTGGTGTCAACTCCTTCAACACCTTGCCCGCTTTCTTCTGGAATGGTACGGATAATATCGTTGTGGAAGTATGTAATGGTGGCGACAACTTCACCAATAACCCAAGTGTAAGATGGACAACAGGTCTGGGTTTTAATGGCTCTCATACATTCAGGTCGGATAACCTGGGTAACCTCTGTGGTACAACAAATGTTTCCAACACAGGTACCATGACCACTCGTCCTGATATCATCTTCAATTACACACCTGCCGCTGCGTGTACAGGTACGCCGCAGGCAGGTACGACTGTTTCGACACAGACGACTGTCTGCTCCGGACAGTCATTTTCACTTTCCCTCAGCGGAAACACCGCTGCTACGGGTCTGACTTACCAGTGGCAGTCTTCTACTGACAATGTTAACTGGACAAACATCACGGGTGCTACAACACCATACCTGCCTAATAAGATACAGACAGTTACTACCTACTACCGTTGTGTGGTAACCTGTTCCGGTAGTGGTGCCATTGCTAATTCTACCGCTGTACAGGTCAGCAGCCCTGCACTGGTACATGGTGTCTTTACGATCAATAAAAACGCGCCTGCCGGTAACGGTAACTTTATTTCATTCAATGCAGCCTATGACTTTATAAAATGTGGTATCGATAGTGCGGTTGTATTCAATGTAGTAACCGGTAGCGGCCCTTATGACGAACAACTGATCATTACCCCTGTGGGTGGCGCATCAGCTACTAATACAATTACATTCAATGGTAATGGCGAGACCATCACCAATCTTTCGCCAAGTACAGCAGAATGGGCAGTGATCAAACTGAATGGTGCAGATTACTTCACATTCAATAATCTCAAAATAGTACCGAAAGGTACTACGTCTTCTCAGCGTGGTATTGGTGTACAACTGCTGAATGACGCTGATTTTAATACCATCAAGAATTGTACAATCACCTTACAGGCGACCATTACTTCTTCCAGCTATGTAGGTATCGCGCTGAGCGCTTCCGCTACAGATCCGGTAGGAAGAGGCGCTGCCAATTGTGATGACAATACTTTCAGCGATAACACTATCATCGGTGGTTACTACGGTATTACACTGGTAGGTAGCTCTTCTGTAGCCAACCAGCGTAATAAGGTGACTGGTAATACCATTACAGAGTCTTATTACCGAGGGGTATATGTACACGGTGCATTTAACGCGCTGATCAAGAATAATAAGTTCAGCCGTCCTACCCGTGATAACGTAACCACTTATGCCGCTGTTCACTTACAGGACCTGAGTACCAAAGTGATCATCGATGGTAACAGGATCAGTAATCCTTTCGGTGGATTGCTGACCACCACTTCTTCCTTCTATGGTATCTTCCTTGAGAATGTTGAGGCTATTTCCCAGCTGGAAAACGAAGTGACCAATAACCTGATCTATAATCTGAATGGTCAGGCAAACCGTTATGGTATCTATAACAGCAATGCCAGCAATGTTAAGATCTATCATAACACCATCTCCATGGATGGTACTTCTACTTCGACCAATAATAGTTACAAGATAGCAGGGTATATACAGACAGGCGGCGCAGCAGGTGTGGAGTTTATCAACAACATTATCACGCTGACTACTACTTCTAATATCGCGCAGTTTGGTTTGTATTATGGTAATGCTTATCCTAATAGCGATGTGATCTCTGATAAGAATGACATCTTTATCACGCCGACAGCGGCTAACAAGTACACTGGTTACTACACCAAGAATCTGCCTACTTTACCTGAATGGCAGGCTGCCAGTCAGCAGGATGCCGGTTCATTTGCGGTGAATCCATTGTACCAGGATATTGCTACGGATAACTATTCCGCCAGCAATGCCAGTCTGAATAACCGGGGTAATGTAGTGAACGTTGCAGTTGATATCAACAATACAGCCCGTAACATCAGTGCGCCGGATCTGGGCGCCTATGAATTCACCCCGCCGCCATGCGTAACACCGCCGACAGGAGGCACCACGCAGCTGAGTAAACAGGTTGTATGTGCCGGTACGCCGGTACTGGTAAGTCTGGCGGGTAACTCTATGGGACAGACACAGACCTATCAGTGGCAGACTTCTCCGACACTGGGCGGTACTTACACAGCCCTGGGTACTTCTTCTGAATACGCTGATACGACTATCATCGCCACCTCTACTCTGTATTACAGAGCAGCGTTGACCTGTGGCGCCAATACCAGTTATTCAACGCCGATACTGCTGACCGTGAATGGTGCACTCGCTCCGAATACGTATACGATCGATAAAACATTGCCTACCGGTGGTCTGAACTTTACCAGCTTCAATGACGCCAAACAGGCAATGATGTGTGGTATTGCCGGTCCGGTGATCTTTAACGTGGTAGCAGGCCGCACAACTTATGAAGAACAACTGATACTGGATTCAATTCCTGGTGCGTCTGCTGTGAATACCATCACATTCAGAGGTAACGGTAATACAATTCACTATTCCAGTGATGATGGGGCAGAAAAAGCGGTGATCAAACTGCGTAAGGCTGACCATATCACTTTTGATAGTCTGAGAATAGACGCTACCGGTACGAAGACCTACGGATGGGGCGTTCAGCTGTTCAATCACGCAGATAGCAACGTGATCACTAAATGTGAGATTATTACGAAAACAGATGGTACGAGCGGAGACCACGCAGGTATCGTAATGAGTACTTCAGAGACAGATGCAGCAAGCTCCAGCAATAATACATTCAGTGTTGGTAATACCTTTAGTAAGAATAAGATCTCAGGTGGTTACTACGGTATCACCGTGATGGGATACACTAACGCAGGTACATCCAATAACCGCATTATCGCGAATGAAATAAAAGATTACTACAGCAGAGGTATCTACGCTTCTTACACTGGCTTTACCCTGATTACAGATAATATCCTGACCCGTCCGACCAGAACTGGTTCAGACTGGACCCTGTATGGTATCTCCCTGACCAGCAGACATAACAATGCGAAAGTGCTTCGCAACGCAGTGTCTAATGGTACGCCTTCACCAACAACCAACACGGTATATGGTATCAGCTTTGACAATGTAAATGCAGACGATACCAAACAGGATACTATCGCCAATAACATCATATACAATATGAATGTAGACGGTAGCCGCCGTGGTCTCTCACTGACATGGTCTACCAATATTATTGCGTTGCATAACACGATCTCCATTGACAGAGAAGGATCTGTACAAACATGGAACACAGCTTATGGCGCATATATCTATTTCTGTAATACCAGCAAATTTATCAATAACAATATCACTGTCACCAGCACAGGTAGCGAAGAAAAATACGCGATCTACCTGAACGGAGATGCCGATATACAGAATAATAACTACTATGTAAAAGCAGGTGGTAAAGACAACTATACCGGCTATTTCAATGGCGACCGTAAAACACTGGGTGAGTGGAAAGCTGCTACGCAGAAAGATTCTGCTTCAACTGACTACGATCCGATTTATGCTGACCTGCCAAATGGTAATCTGCAACCGGCATTCTATAAAATGGATAATACCGGTGTGCCACAGGGTGTAGCTACAGATATCCTGGGAAGAACCAGAAGTACGACTACGCCGGATGTAGGTGCTTATGAAATAAGTCTTCCATTATGCCAGACGCCGATCAATGCGGGTAAAGCAGTAGTAGCTCCGAATAACAATATCTGTATGGGTACGCCGGTTAGCCTGGATCTGATTGAGAATACGACTGCAGGTCGTCTGACTTATCAATGGCAGGCTTCCTACTCCGCTACCGGTCCATGGGTATATATCAGCGACACCGCTTATGTACCAGGATTCAAAACAGAACTGGGTGCTAACAACTACTTCCGTTGTCAGCTGGTATGTAGCGGTACAGACACAGCATGGTCAGAAGTGGCCTTCGTAAATATGAATCAGCCGCTGATCAAGGGTATTTATACGATCAACCCGGCAGGATCCGGCAACAGGAACTTCCCTTCATTCGTTGCGGCAGTAGCAGCGATGGAATGTGGTATCGCAGGTGAGGTGATCTTTGATGTAGTGCCTGGTACTTATACAGAGCAGGTGTATATGCATAAGATCCCTGGTGCATCGGATACCAGCCGTGTTACCTTCCGTAGCCAGAATGGCGATCCTGCATCTGTTACGCTGACCTACGCAGGTACAGCAGCCAGAAACTATGTGTTGAGACTGGATAGTGCCAGCTATATCACTTATAAGAATATCACCATTACTGCTACCGATGCCACTAATGGCCGTGCAGTCGTATTTGGCGGTAACGCTGTAAAAGATAGTCTGTTGACCAGTAAGATCAATGTGCCGGTTGCGACCACAGATAATACAGCTGTAATCGGCGTATTTGCTGACGACTTCAAAGGTGGAAGCATCGCGATCGTTGGTAATACCATTAAAAACGGTGCAAGTGGTATCCACATCTCTGGTACTTCAAACGATGACGAAGTACGTGGATTGTTAGTCGACAGTAATCATGTGAGCGGCGTATTTGCCAGCGGTATCAACATCAACTTTGTCAGCCGGCCCGTAGTATCCAGGAATATTGTGGATATCAAGAGTCCGATGACGGCATCTGGTTATGGTATCGTATTGAGCTCCGGTGACAGTGCTTATAAAGTGATCAACAATACACTCACCATCAGCAATCTGAGTACTTCTATCTGGGGTATCGCATTGCAGGATTGTAAAGGTTCTGCTGCAGCTACCGGCCTTGTAGAAGGTAATAAGGTGATTGCTGTAACTGGTAATACCGGTATGATCTGGGCACTGGCGAACCAGGGTTCTTCTTACAACACCACAGTGAATAACGTAGTGTCTGTAAAGACCACCGGTGCAGTTGCTTACGGTTTATACAGTAACGAGGGTAATAATATTAACTACTACAACAACTCTGTATACAATGCTTCTACAGCAGTAGGCGCGAATGTAACAGCTTATATCTCCCATACAAGTCCTGCGGATGGTAACGTGAAACTGCGTAACAATATCTTCTCTAATGAAGGTGGTGGTCTCGCAGCTGAAATTGCGCTGAGCGACTATATCAACAGTGACTACAACACTTATTATACAACAGGTACGACGCTGATCTCCAGAAGTGGTACAGGTGATGATTATGATAACCTGACTGACTGGATTGCAGCTTCTGACCTCGATATCAGTTCCATTGTACATAAGCCTGCATTTGCAAGCATTAATACGCTGGAACCTGAGTTAACAAATCCTGATGTGTGGGCTATCCATGGTCGTGGCGTGCAGATCTCTGGCAACGATCACGATATCAACAAAAAATCAAGACCGGTAACGCTGACTGCAGGTGTGCCTGATATGGGTGCGTACGAATTCCTGCCAACAGCAGTGCCTACAGTATTGCTGGCAATCCCAGCCACACCTGCTCCGGGTATTACACAACAGTTCCTCTATGGGTCTGACACGGTAGCTAAAATTACCTGGGATCCTAATACTGCTGTACCGGCTACTATTAACCTGAAACGTTATTCAGGTGTAGTTCCGCCAAATCTGGCACAGGGTACGCCGTTCATGTACTTCTATACAGATGTCGATGTAACTGGTGGTGGTAATTATAAATTCAACCTGGAACAATTCTATGTGGATTCCTGGCTGGGTTATATGGATAGAGAGAAGAATGTGCGCTTGGGCAGAACAGATGCTGCTAATACCTGGATCGTTAACGACAGCAGTACGGTAGACGTGGCAAGAAACATTATTGCTGATACCGCCCTGCAATACCTGGATAAATTCACCGGTCTGAGAGGTAAACTGATCTTCGAACCGAATGGTCCTGTTGGTGCAGATACCTCGAATACTGGTACGCGCTTCTGGGTAGCATACGGTCATGACAGAAGTTTCATTACCGATAATGATCAGAACCTGGCGCTGCACTTTGTAGCAGGTGCTACAGCAGCACACGTGGTAGTGAAAGTGAATGGTACTGCATGGGGTAAAGACTATACAGTGCCTGCAAATGGTTCCTTTACTACCGACTTTATACCAAAATCCGGTCTGAGTGATGCCCGTCTCTCTGGTGAAGGTTTATATCCTTTCGGTATCAGTATTGAAAGTGATGCACCGATCAACGCATATGCACACCAGTACAGCTCGTCTACAGCAGGCGCTACCCTGTTATTACCTGTGGGTACGTACGGTTATGAATACCGTCCGATGACTGCCCGTCAGTATGCGGATGCAGACGCCTTCTCCTGGTTCTACATCATCGCTGACAACGACAGTTCGGTTGTAGAGATTACGCCTTCGCAACTGACAGCAGGCGGACATGCAGCAGGTGTGCCATTCCAGGTAACGCTGAACAGAGGTGAAGTGTACCAGGTATTAGGTGCATCGAAAGACCTGAATGAGGGATATGACCTCTCCGGTAGTATCGTTCGTTCAATACAGAACGAGAAAGGTAAATGTTACCCGGTAGCCGTATTCTCCGGTAACAGCTTCAGCTCCTTTGGTTGCGGTGGTTCCGGTGGACCAGTTGGTGCAGATGGTGATAACATCGTACAACAGAACCTGCCGGTACAGTCTTGGGGTAAAACATTCATGTCTGCTCCATCTTCCGGTATGACAGATCCGGTTCGTCTGATGAATAACATTTATCGCGTACTGGTGAAAGATCCTGCTACGATTGTGAAGAGAAACAATGCACAACTGCCACTGAGTACCTTGATAAATAACAGCTACTATGAGTTTGAAAGTAAAGTAGCAGAGTATATCGTCGCTGACAAACCGGTAACCGTTGCACAATATTTCGCTAATGATGGCGCATGTGGCAACGCAGCTGGTGGAGACGTAGAAATGGTCTACCTGACACCGGTTGAACAAGGTGTGAAGAAAGCTACCTTCTATCGTAATGCAGATGCAGGCGTGAGTGCCAATTTCATTTCCCTGGTGATTCATAAACAGGGTCTGAACTCGCTGCTGATCGATGGTAGCAATACATTCAGCTACACTTTTAATCATCAGAACAGAGCTGATTATGTAGTAGTCGTGAAACGCTGGAATGCCACTGAAGGACTGAGCACTGTGAAGAGTGATTCTGCATTCACCGCTATTACTTATGGTTTTGGATATAATGTCAGCTATGCTTACAACGTAGCTATGCAGATCAGGAACCTGAACATACAGCCTGCCTTTACAAATACAAATAATCAGACGACTGCCAAGAATGCTTACACCTGTGCGAAGACGCCGTTCCGACTGAGTGCTACCCTGCCAATGATCCCATCAACACTGACATGGCAGCTGAGTGAAGTCGCTAACCTGGCGCCGGCAACAGATATCGTTACCAACAATCCGGTAGCTGCCGATACGCTGGTGATAGATGGTGTGACATACTACCAGTTCCAACTGACGACAGATTATTCTTTCTCTGCTCCGGGTGATTATGTAATTCCTGTGAAAGTGACTGACCCGGCTATCGAAAGCTGTGACAATAGTATCACTACTTATCTGAAAGTGAAAGTAATGGCTGCTCCGCATGTAGACTTCGCCATCAGCTACAACGGCTGTATCAGCGATATCGCGGTACTGAACGGGACAGCAACAACAGAAAACAATGCAGCGATCAGCAAGTGGAAATGGATGTTTGGCGATGGTACGACTGCTGAAACACGCAATGTGACCAAACAATATCCTGCTGCGGGTGAATACACAGATACCCTGCGGGTGATCACGAAAGATGGTTGTGTGGGAGATACCGTGAAGAAGATCGTTGTAAACGAGCCAGGTGCAGCTGCACTGACGTCGGATACATTGATTGTATGTGCGCATACGGATGCCACATTCACCGTGCAGAATCCGGATGCCAATGCTACCTACAGCTGGTATAATTCAGCCACCGGTGGTGCATTGATCATAACAGGTACGAGCCTGGAAATCAAAGATGCGGTAAGTCCGGCGGTATACTACGTAGAAACTACCAAGGGCGGTTGTGCCGGTGTGGCACGTACACCAGCTACATTACTGGTGAAACCACAGCTGGCGGTGCCGGTACTGAAAGTAGATTCCATCGGTGTAGACCAGATCCGCTTCACCTGGAATGAAATCGCAGGTGCGGAAGGTTACCTGGTATCTACAGATAATGGTGCAACCTGGACGGCGCCATCTTCCGGTAGTGAAGGACTGGAACATGTAGTAAAAGGTCTGAAACCACAACAGTCAGTTACCCTGATGGTGAAAGCTACTGGTTGTGAGGACAAGGTGTCACAGGCTGTTACAGGTAAGACATTACCAGACGGCGTATACATTCCATCAGGCTTCTCGCCAAATGGTGACGGTCTGAATGATACATGGCAGGTATATGGCGCTGTAGTAAGAGAAATTCATTTCATGGTGTTCAACCAGTGGGGTGAGAAAATATTCGAATCCAATAATCAGAACCTGGGATGGGATGGAAGTTACAGAGGTAAGGCGCAGCCTTCCGGTGTATACATCTACATCTGTAAACTGAAATTGGCTGATGGTACCAGCATCGAAAGAAAAGGTACGCTCAACCTCTTGAGGTAA